The following proteins are co-located in the Leptospira weilii genome:
- a CDS encoding electron transfer flavoprotein subunit alpha/FixB family protein, with protein MSNVLIVGELKDGDLKKISREITSAGRKIADSIGGKVVALLIGNGVEKHAPELAAVGADTIITVNSGDYNAETYSNQVAEVIKAQKPAVVLLPHTSQGKDYSPRVAVKVGAGIIADVVGFSVDGGKVVAKKPIYSGKAYANFKVTSAIQVFTVRPNSQEITQKAGAGAVEAASPSAGDAKVKIVSTDLSGGSKVQLTEASIIVSGGRGIKGPENWPILQELADTLGAALGASRAAVDAGWISHSHQVGQTGKTVSPNCYIACGISGAIQHLAGMGSSKYIVAINKDGDAPIFKVATYGIVGDLFEVVPAVTAEFKKVLG; from the coding sequence GTGAGCAACGTATTAATTGTTGGCGAATTGAAAGACGGAGACCTGAAAAAAATCTCCAGAGAAATCACTTCCGCAGGTAGAAAAATCGCCGATTCTATCGGAGGAAAAGTCGTAGCCCTTCTCATCGGAAACGGAGTCGAAAAACACGCTCCCGAGTTGGCTGCAGTCGGTGCGGACACAATCATTACCGTAAACTCCGGCGACTACAATGCGGAAACATACTCCAATCAAGTCGCGGAAGTTATCAAAGCCCAAAAACCGGCGGTTGTTCTTCTTCCTCATACTTCTCAAGGAAAAGATTATTCTCCCCGTGTAGCCGTAAAAGTCGGAGCGGGAATCATCGCCGACGTAGTTGGATTCTCCGTTGACGGAGGAAAAGTCGTAGCGAAAAAGCCGATCTACTCCGGAAAAGCGTACGCGAACTTCAAAGTTACAAGCGCGATTCAAGTTTTCACCGTTCGTCCGAACTCTCAAGAGATCACTCAAAAAGCGGGAGCGGGCGCCGTGGAAGCAGCTTCTCCATCCGCCGGTGACGCAAAAGTAAAAATCGTTTCCACCGATCTGAGCGGCGGTTCTAAGGTTCAGTTGACCGAGGCTTCCATCATCGTTTCCGGCGGACGCGGGATCAAAGGACCGGAAAACTGGCCCATCTTACAAGAACTTGCGGACACACTCGGAGCGGCTCTCGGAGCTTCTCGCGCGGCTGTGGACGCAGGTTGGATTTCTCACTCTCACCAAGTCGGACAAACCGGAAAAACTGTTTCTCCCAATTGCTACATCGCTTGCGGTATTTCTGGCGCGATTCAGCACTTAGCCGGGATGGGATCTTCCAAGTATATCGTTGCAATCAACAAAGACGGAGACGCTCCAATCTTCAAAGTTGCGACGTACGGTATCGTAGGCGACCTCTTCGAAGTTGTTCCTGCGGTGACTGCAGAGTTCAAAAAAGTACTTGGATAA
- a CDS encoding LolA family protein, giving the protein MAFLKIRRILPNAAGLLLVCGISVSGDPGRDRLNALLGRMGEISSLRASVTINNEVSGTLSFKKPNYLHVKFSDGRVVSSNGRFLWFYSPARGIVGKQDLRGTSGGVFGLLSGYEEVAQVGGSIRLKSPTKSYEEIVVTMNPDNTPKSLRMKRRGSAEYTSISFSGVQTNVGLSASLFNFSAPSSAQIVENPLNEKE; this is encoded by the coding sequence ATGGCATTTTTGAAAATCAGGAGAATCCTCCCGAATGCCGCAGGTCTGCTCTTAGTCTGCGGCATTTCTGTTTCGGGGGATCCCGGACGCGACAGACTAAACGCTCTTTTAGGCAGAATGGGCGAAATTTCATCTTTAAGAGCGAGCGTTACGATCAATAACGAAGTTTCAGGAACACTCTCCTTTAAAAAACCGAATTATTTACACGTCAAATTCTCAGACGGTAGGGTCGTTTCTTCCAACGGTAGATTTCTTTGGTTTTATTCTCCCGCAAGAGGCATCGTCGGAAAACAAGATCTTCGCGGAACTTCCGGAGGAGTTTTCGGTTTACTCAGCGGTTACGAAGAAGTCGCTCAAGTCGGAGGGTCGATTCGACTCAAATCTCCTACAAAATCGTATGAAGAAATCGTAGTGACTATGAACCCCGACAATACTCCCAAATCACTCCGAATGAAACGCAGAGGATCCGCAGAATACACTTCGATCAGTTTTTCCGGCGTGCAAACGAACGTAGGGCTTTCCGCTTCTCTGTTCAATTTCAGCGCCCCTTCCAGCGCACAAATTGTCGAGAA